The Synergistaceae bacterium region AGATACCGGGATTCGAGGTCGATTTTACAAATTGGACGTACAAGCAGCATTTTATAAACCGCATGAATGACAGGCTCAAGTTCATCAAGTCCTGCGAGACTGATAACGGTGGAATGGATGCCCTGCCGCCCGATGCGCAGGAGGCACTTAAGTCTGTCATCGACTACCTGAAGAAGAAGTAAAATAATCGCGGTTACATTTATTTGCCCGCTGATCCACAAAATAGCGGGATATTCGCGGCAGGTTATCCAAAGGATGAAAAAACACTTTTGGAATCTGCCGCTGATTTTTATCCGCGCGTATGCTTCTTTATGCTATCCTTTACGTAAAATTTATCCGCAGGAGGGATATCAATGGACATAAAGACGTTCGGCGTCGAGGATTGGATGAACAAATACGAGGATGGCGCTAGATATAACATAGCAGAGACCTGTGTCGAGTCTTTTAAAATAGGGGAGCTTCTCGATATAGCCGGGGAAAGTGAAGATTTTCTCGCAAAATTGTTGGACACCAAGCTCACTTACGGCGCTATACCGGGAAGTATTGCCCTCAGAGAGGAAATTACCGGTTTATATCACACGAAAAAGACAGTTGACAATGTGATCATAACCAATGGCGGGATCGGTGCCAATTTCCTGGCCCTTTTTACGCTTATAAAGCCTGGTGACGAAGTTGTAGCGCTCTACCCGACCTATCAGCAGCTCTATTCGCTGCCTGAGGCCTTTGGCGCGAAGGTCCGCCGTCTGCGCCTTGAACCAGAGGATGGTTTTATGCCTGACCTCCAAAAACTCCGTACCCTAGTAAAATCAAATACAAAAGCGATTATCATGAATACGCCAAACAACCCAACCGGTGCATGTTTCGGAGAAAAAACGATGATGGAAATAGCAAAAATAGCGGATAGTGTCGGAGCGTGGGTATTGTGCGACGAGGTTTACAGGGGGCTTGAACATGCCGGCAGTTATAGTATCCCGTCGATAGCAGATATATACGAGCGCGGCGTGGGGACCTCCAGCATGTCAAAAGTATACTCTCTTGCCGGGCTGCGCCTCGGATGGATAACGGGTCCGGAGGAATTTATCTCGGATTGTTTCAAACACCGTGATTACAACATAATCAGCTGCGGTATGATAGATGATGCGCTTGCCCTTATCGCGCTCAAAAACAGG contains the following coding sequences:
- a CDS encoding aminotransferase, whose protein sequence is MDIKTFGVEDWMNKYEDGARYNIAETCVESFKIGELLDIAGESEDFLAKLLDTKLTYGAIPGSIALREEITGLYHTKKTVDNVIITNGGIGANFLALFTLIKPGDEVVALYPTYQQLYSLPEAFGAKVRRLRLEPEDGFMPDLQKLRTLVKSNTKAIIMNTPNNPTGACFGEKTMMEIAKIADSVGAWVLCDEVYRGLEHAGSYSIPSIADIYERGVGTSSMSKVYSLAGLRLGWITGPEEFISDCFKHRDYNIISCGMIDDALALIALKNREKILERSMKIVLDNKKVLVDWVDKTDGVSFVVPKSGTTALIKYDVPMESEDFCSKMYDFNGAFVVPGSCFEFENHFRIGYAPKMDVLKKGLAAVAEFLDTLTQG